The Arachis hypogaea cultivar Tifrunner chromosome 14, arahy.Tifrunner.gnm2.J5K5, whole genome shotgun sequence genome has a segment encoding these proteins:
- the LOC112744219 gene encoding arogenate dehydrogenase 2, chloroplastic-like codes for MLSIATLNPSTPFNHSPDYIVCRILNRYSLLPSTFSLLSKSNPYSSSSTYKPLCVRAIDAAHLFDYESNLAKEFTVSHHLKIAIVSFGNFGQFLAATLVRQSHTILAHSRSDHSAKARKLGVLFFQNPNDLCEEHPEVILLCSSIISTERVLLMLPLQRLKRNTPFVDVLSVKEFPKKLLLELLPSDFDILYTHPMFGPKSASDGWTGLPFVFEKDRILDEEHRVSRYEKFLNAFVREGCGMVEMSCEDHDRYAASSQLITHTVGRILEGLMLESTLRKEIYYAVYNANQ; via the coding sequence ATGCTCTCCATTGCAACTCTCAACCCTTCAACCCCATTCAACCACTCCCCAGATTACATTGTCTGCCGTATTCTCAACCGTTACTCTCTCCTCCCATCCACATTCTCACTACTATCCAAATCCAATCCCTATTCCTCTTCCTCCACCTACAAACCCCTATGCGTGCGCGCCATCGATGCCGCTCATCTCTTCGACTACGAGTCAAATCTCGCCAAGGAGTTCACTGTCTCCCATCACCTTAAGATCGCAATTGTCAGCTTCGGCAACTTCGGCCAGTTCCTTGCTGCCACATTAGTCCGCCAGAGCCACACCATCCTCGCCCACTCCCGCTCCGACCACTCCGCCAAAGCCAGAAAGCTTGGCGTATTATTCTTCCAAAACCCCAACGACCTATGCGAGGAGCATCCTGAAGTGATCCTCCTCTGCTCCTCCATAATCTCAACGGAGCGCGTGCTCCTCATGCTCCCTCTCCAGCGCCTCAAGCGCAACACTCCCTTCGTTGACGTCCTCTCCGTCAAAGAATTCCCCAAGAAGCTCCTCCTTGAGCTCCTCCCCTCCGATTTTGACATCCTCTACACTCACCCGATGTTCGGACCTAAGTCTGCAAGTGACGGATGGACCGGCCTCCCATTCGTCTTTGAGAAGGATCGAATCCTCGACGAAGAGCACCGTGTTTCTCGCTATGAGAAGTTTCTCAATGCGTTTGTTAGAGAAGGTTGCGGGATGGTGGAGATGAGTTGCGAGGATCACGACCGTTACGCTGCCAGTTCGCAGTTAATTACTCATACCGTTGGAAGGATTCTTGAAGGATTGATGCTAGAGTCGACGCTACGAAAGGAAATCTACTATGCGGTCTACAATGCTAACCAATGA
- the LOC112744221 gene encoding ALBINO3-like protein 2, chloroplastic — protein sequence MATAAALFNNIRRSRQLTSLSLLSVPRVLTSQRHVPSHPPPPPLSTHPSLSRAPPLAFLGTRAFSTHFPGDSQRDADSLRVESEVDSELLRAIGDAASTGGGGEDDRIFPVRTLISMLDAYHDVSGFPWWIIIVSSTLALRIVLLFPLVLTLHKVKRIAEFFPKLPPPIPPPFSGKSYRRQFQFFQKKRKEVGCPSYVWPLLPIITQLPCFFLWMISIRKMSLDGHPGFSCGGALWFQNLTELSHGYSGFIFPILITSLHYINVQISFRKPVVEEARDIFDLLAKYYKWYLDFLTLPIAFIGFCIPQGSQLYWATNSSLTLIQHYALRNPVVLAKLGLQDNKNQKAAIEEGGDSKATKETLSPGNNPMDSPEKWHKFPIEEMSPEALVALAIPFMNSNDKESAIPLLKHALDKDPQYIRALVLMGRILLLKQSNDEANEYFERAISKLYHAGLPTDAEDLDLLILSSQWAGTACERQRKKAEGRVHFERIANMEEPKDPTSKRYYFDGLLLLASSLYDEGNKEEAAKYLRLVVAYNPSYQKFLDQCERNDDDDDGDDDDIVTDLANSRREL from the exons ATGGCAACTGCGGCGGCGCTTTTTAACAACATCCGCCGTTCGCGGCAACTCACctccctctccctcctctctgtGCCACGTGTCCTCACCTCTCAGCGTCACGTTCCCTCACATCCACCACCGCCGCCACTCTCTACACATCCCTCGCTGTCACGCGCACCTCCCCTCGCGTTCCTCGGTACGCGCGCCTTCTCCACTCACTTCCCCGGCGACAGCCAACGGGACGCTGACTCGCTCCGAGTCGAATCGGAGGTTGACTCGGAGCTACTTAGAGCGATCGGGGATGCCGCCTCCACCGGCGGCGGCGGCGAAGATGACCGCATTTTCCCCGTTCGCACTTTGATTTCGATGCTTGATGCGTACCATGATGTTTCTGGATTTCCATG GTGGATAATTATAGTTTCATCTACTTTGGCTCTGAGGATTGTTCTGCTTTTTCCTTTGGTTCTAACACTTCACAAGGTTAAAAGAATTGCCGAGTTTTTCCCGAAAT TGCCTCCTCCAATTCCACCACCTTTCTCAGGAAAGAGTTACCGTCGTCAGTTTCAGTTTTTccagaagaagagaaaagaagttgGGTGCCCCTCATACGTGTGGCCACTGTTACCTATTATTACCCAG CTTCCATGTTTTTTCTTGTGGATGATTAGCATAAGGAAGATGTCACTGGATGGTCACCCTGGTTTCAGTTGT GGTGGTGCTTTGTGGTTCCAGAATTTAACAGAACTCTCTCATGGTTATTCAGGCTTCATATTTCCTATTCTGATTACTAGTCTGCACTACATTAATGTTCAG atATCCTTCCGAAAACCTGTGGTTGAAGAAGCGAGGGACATCTTTGACTTATTAGCCAAA TACTACAAGTGGTATTTGGACTTCCTAACACTGCCTATAGCTTTTATTGGCTTCTGTATTCCTCAG GGAAGCCAACTCTATTGGGCCACCAACAGTTCATTAACCCTCATTCAG CACTATGCCCTTAGAAATCCTGTTGTCCTTGCAAAATTGGGGTTACAAGACAACAAAAATCAAAAAGCAGCTATTGAGGAAGGTGGTGATTCTAAAGCTACCAAGGAAACTTTGTCTCCTGGAAACAACCCTATGGATTCACCTGAAAAGTGGCATAAGTTCCCCATAGAGGAAATGTCCCCTGAAGCATTGGTTGCT CTTGCAATCCCGTTTATGAACAGTAATGATAAAGAAAGTGCTATCCCTTTACTAAA ACATGCACTTGATAAGGACCCTCAATATATAAGAGCTTTGGTTTTGATGGGTCGGATTCTGTTGCTGAAACAGAGTAATGATGAAGCTAATGAATACTTTGAGCGTGCAATATCAAAG cTTTATCATGCTGGCCTCCCAACTGATGCAGAAGATCTTGATCTTTTAATTCTATCGTCCCAGTGGGCCGGAACTGCATGTGAACGACAG CGAAAGAAGGCCGAAGGACGCGTACACTTTGAAAGAATTGCAAATATGGAGGAGCCGAAAGATCCTACCAGCAAACGCTACTATTTTGATGGTTTATTACTTCTTGCTAG CTCTCTATATGATGAGGGTAATAAGGAAGAAGCTGCCAAGTACCTGCGTCTTGTTGTTGCTTACAACCCTTCTTACCAAAAATTCTTGGACCAGTGCGAgagaaatgatgatgatgatgatggtgatgatgatgatattgtcACCGATCTTGCCAATAGTAGGAGAGAACTTTAA